The nucleotide sequence CAAATGGCGTTAATGTGGGTGCTTCAAGAACAATCGGTTGTTTCTGCTTTAATTGGAGCTAGTAAAGTGAGTCAGATTGAAGAGAATGTAAAAGCGTTAGATCACGCTGGATTCAGTGAAGAAGAACTGGACAAAATCGAAGAGATATTAAAATAATTAAAACTCGAGCAATAGCTATTGCTCGAGTTTTTCCATTTTCTATTCAATACGAAATTCCCGAACCGAATAAATGAGCTTTTCACTCATACCCTTCATCTGTTGGGACGCTTCCGACACCTGCTCCATCGCTGCATGAGCTTCCTGGGATACTCCTGCTACATGCTCGGCGTGGTTGGCGTTCTCTTCGGTTACTGTTTCTACCTCTTGAATCGTTTCGCTGATTTGATTCGTTTGCTCTCCTACATCCTTCATATGCTGGCTCACTTGCTGCGATTGAGCCAATACCTCTTTTGTGGAATCTACAATTTGATAAAAGCTCGTATTGGCATGTTCAATCATCTTTCTACCTGTATCCGTTGAATCACTCGTCGTATTCATAACCTTCATCGTTTCTTTCGTACTCACTTGAATATCTTGGCTAATTCTTTGAATGTCACTTGTAGCTTCGGAGGACCTTGTCGCTAATTCACGGACCTCCTCCGCTACAACCGCAAATCCTTTCCCCGCTTCCCCAGCTCTTGCCGCTTCTATCGATGCATTCAGAGCTAATAGCTTCGTTTGATCCGAGATTTCTTTAATCATGCCGGTCATGCGGTTAATATCCATTGTTTTTTCCGATAGCCAACCCATTTTCTTTAAAACTTGTTTCATTTGATCATCGATCAGATTCATTTGCTCTAGCACTTCCTGCATTTCCTTTTGACCAGAAACTGCATAATGATTCGCGTCATTCGATTGCCTCGTTACCATTTCCATACTTCCCACTACTTGCTCGACATACGAGGAGATTTGCTGAATACCTGCTGTTACTTGTTCCATCGTCTGCTGTTGGTGTCTGGAAGACGTCGATACTTGATCTGCTGCTGCCGCTACTTCACTACTACCGAACTTCGTTTGCTCGGATTGGACGGACAGATTCTCGGATGTTTCCAATACGTTGTTGGCATGAAAATGGACTTGTTTGACGACTTCACGTACGTTTTCTGTCATCTGATTAAAGCTCGTATTTAAGGTGCCAATCTCGTCCTTGGCTTTGTACTGTAATGGTTCAATGGTTAAGTCGCCACTGGCTATGTTTTTAATTTTCTTTGCAAGTTGGCCTAACGGCTTTGTGATCATTCGAGAGGTTATGTACACGAGAATGGCCGTTAATACTACTGCTACTACACTAATGATTACAATCCACCATTGTCCAGATTCGGCTGTTCCTACAGATTCATTAGCCGCGCTTACCATGTCTTCATTACTAGCTTCTATTATGTTTAAAATGGATTTGTTTGCACTTTCAAAGTTTGGTGTTCCGATAAACGCCCTTTCTTTAGCGGCTGCAAAGTCCCCCGCATTGGCAAGCTCAACAATTTCTGTAATAGCGGTGTTATACTCACTCCACTTTGATGTGTAATTGCTATAGTTTTTTTCTAATTGTTCCTCGTTCGTTCTTTGAATAATCGTTTCCAACTCAGCAGCTGATTGAGTGATGCTTTCCTGAGCGGATTGAATATCTGTTTCTAGTTTTTTAAGAGTTACGGACATTGTGGTGTTCGTCATCTCATTAATATCTTTACTGATTTGGAGCATATCATTGTTGATGGATGTTGCATGAATAAGGGATGGAAGGTTTTCTTGTTTCATTGCTTGAGATTGGATCAAAGTATCATTCATTTTGACATATAAAACGCCCGCCATGACGACGAGGAGGAGCAAGATGATACTAAAACTCATGACTAAACGTTGTCTAATCGTAAGTCGGTTTACTTTAATGAGCGAGGTTATTTTGTTCCATAATGTAGCCGTCTTTTTCATGAGAACTCATCCTTTTGACCTATAAGATAGGTTAAGCATAATGAATTCACTCTCAATAAAAAAGAGATTCTACGATAACTTTACTAAGAATTAACAAAAGTACGATGCATAAACTCACAATCTATGATTAAACCCGGTAGAAAACGATGAAACAGAGAAACTAATCCCATGATTCCTGCTATATCCTTAGGACTGTACACACGTGCTAGTTGGTCACGATTGATGACTACAGGATACGGCATATCACGGTGTACAGCACGAACTGCCTTCTTCGATAATTGACTCTCTAATAAGGTGTAATTGGAACTTTTAACAAAGGGTTTTAAATAACTCCAAATCCGCTTTAAGAAATCCGGATAATGGGCGAGAGCACGAAAATCACTGGCAACGTCCATAGCCTGGTGTGCCTCGGCAATTTCAAATAATAGCTTTTTCATAGTAGGGTCTGCTTCGACTGGATGCAATAAGTCGATTCTTGGGAAGGCTGGATCAATTCCTGGCTCTAGAAAACCTAGTACTTCTCCCTTTCCTTTTACCGGACGATTACTTAATGCCTCCGTCCATGCTGAAGTGATGAGTAATAGTTTGGGATTTACATAACGAAAGATATCTAGAGTTCCTTGTAGCTGGTTCAAAACGTGTGGAGGGTATTGAGTTTGCCATGGAAGTAATGGAATGATGTTCGAGATGCCAGGATATTGTAGGTGGGAAGCTGTTTTGTCCATATTAAGGGTTAACATATTAGGCCGGACTTGCTCCCAGGCTATTTCTAAAAAGGTGGGATAGTGAGCCAATGCCCGAAAGACAAAGTTTACGACTGGAACTTGCAACACTTCTTTTATATCCTCATACAACTCTTTCGTCCTTCCAGTAGCTTCGGACTCGAGTACTTCTGGAATGATGTGTGTACGCATGATGAAGCCCTCCCTTCTCTTTTTGATACCTACATGTATATGGTGAAATCGTCCTATTCATGACTGTATTTTTCTATAAAAAATAGGCGATTAATTGTAGTTCCTATTCCACTCCACTTACATATCTTGATACTAACGACCGAAGGAGGGGAATTTTTTTGAACAGAATGGATTCAGCATATCGTACATCCCTATTGGATTGGTGTAACGATATTGAGAAAACGTGGACATCGGTTCGAAATCAGCTAGATCATGTGGATGATGCAGTGTTAACGGAATGGGAAGAAGACTTTTATGCCTTTAAACAGGAGGTGGAAGAAGATAACCGCTTCCTCCAGGATAAAGAGCTACAACGAAATGCCTCGCAAATCTATCAATCCTTAAATAGCTTCATTACAGGGAGTTCTCAACCTACTAAACATGATGATCATATGGGTTCCGCTGTACCAATTGGTGGACATACCTTGCCACCACTCCCTTATGCTTACGATGCACTAGAACCCGTCATTTCCGAGGAAATTATGAGACTGCATCATGATGTCCATCATCAAGGCTATGTCGATGGATTGAATAAAGCAGAGAAAAAGATGCAGGAAGCACGGAAAACGGGGAACTTTGATTTGATTAAGCATTGGGAAAGAGAGACCGCCTTTAACGGATCTGGTCATTATTTACACACAATCTTTTGGGACATTATGAGTCCAAATGGTGGAGGAAAGCCATCAGGTAGCCTTCATGCCGAAATCAAGCGTTCCTTTGGAAGCTTTGACGCGTTTAAAAAGCATTTTTCAGAGGCAGCCAAAAAGGTAGAAGCAGTCGGCTGGGCAATCCTAGTCTGGGCACCACGTGCTCATCGCCTAGAAATCTTAACAGCAGAAAAACACCAAAACCTCACCCAATGGGATACGATTCCTTTGCT is from Radiobacillus kanasensis and encodes:
- a CDS encoding methyl-accepting chemotaxis protein translates to MKKTATLWNKITSLIKVNRLTIRQRLVMSFSIILLLLVVMAGVLYVKMNDTLIQSQAMKQENLPSLIHATSINNDMLQISKDINEMTNTTMSVTLKKLETDIQSAQESITQSAAELETIIQRTNEEQLEKNYSNYTSKWSEYNTAITEIVELANAGDFAAAKERAFIGTPNFESANKSILNIIEASNEDMVSAANESVGTAESGQWWIVIISVVAVVLTAILVYITSRMITKPLGQLAKKIKNIASGDLTIEPLQYKAKDEIGTLNTSFNQMTENVREVVKQVHFHANNVLETSENLSVQSEQTKFGSSEVAAAADQVSTSSRHQQQTMEQVTAGIQQISSYVEQVVGSMEMVTRQSNDANHYAVSGQKEMQEVLEQMNLIDDQMKQVLKKMGWLSEKTMDINRMTGMIKEISDQTKLLALNASIEAARAGEAGKGFAVVAEEVRELATRSSEATSDIQRISQDIQVSTKETMKVMNTTSDSTDTGRKMIEHANTSFYQIVDSTKEVLAQSQQVSQHMKDVGEQTNQISETIQEVETVTEENANHAEHVAGVSQEAHAAMEQVSEASQQMKGMSEKLIYSVREFRIE
- a CDS encoding halocarboxylic acid dehydrogenase DehI family protein produces the protein MRTHIIPEVLESEATGRTKELYEDIKEVLQVPVVNFVFRALAHYPTFLEIAWEQVRPNMLTLNMDKTASHLQYPGISNIIPLLPWQTQYPPHVLNQLQGTLDIFRYVNPKLLLITSAWTEALSNRPVKGKGEVLGFLEPGIDPAFPRIDLLHPVEADPTMKKLLFEIAEAHQAMDVASDFRALAHYPDFLKRIWSYLKPFVKSSNYTLLESQLSKKAVRAVHRDMPYPVVINRDQLARVYSPKDIAGIMGLVSLFHRFLPGLIIDCEFMHRTFVNS
- a CDS encoding superoxide dismutase — protein: MDSAYRTSLLDWCNDIEKTWTSVRNQLDHVDDAVLTEWEEDFYAFKQEVEEDNRFLQDKELQRNASQIYQSLNSFITGSSQPTKHDDHMGSAVPIGGHTLPPLPYAYDALEPVISEEIMRLHHDVHHQGYVDGLNKAEKKMQEARKTGNFDLIKHWERETAFNGSGHYLHTIFWDIMSPNGGGKPSGSLHAEIKRSFGSFDAFKKHFSEAAKKVEAVGWAILVWAPRAHRLEILTAEKHQNLTQWDTIPLLVLDVWEHAYYLQYKTKRGDYVDNWWKVVNWPAVEKRFEEARKLKWQPF